The genomic region tttacctggaagTCCTAGAGGAGACAGCTTTATACACAGCTCTAAATTcagcttttgtttgtgttttgtaggCGACAAGGTGAGCCGCCCCTTGAAAATGGGTTCCTCCCATACCTGGGCTGTGCCTTGCAGTTCGGTGCGAACCCCCTTGAATTCctcagagaaaagcagaagaagCATGGCCACATTTTCACTTGCCGAGTAGCAGGGAAATACATTCATTTCCTCACTGACCCTTTTTCCTACCATGCATTGATACGCCAGGGAAAACACTTGGACTGGAAAAAGTTCCATTTTGCTACTTCTGCCAAGGTACCACTTGAAAATTGTTTTTAATATCTAACATGCAAAGTATCTGCTGGCAGGACAGATGTACCCAGTTAATCCCTACAGCATAACTATGCCTTTGAAATATAATTGGGTTCCATTGGTTTAAAACACTAGGGTCTTTTTTTTCCCGTAATGGAAAGGAAATTTGCAGTGATTTGAATTGTCCAAGAATGACATTATTTAGTCATGTAGTATCCCAGATTGCTAAAGTAGAAAGATAACTAGCACCATCTACAAAATTATAATACAGCTTGCTGAAGCTGAAATCTTCTTCAGGAGGTGCTTGCCACTATGGAAGACTTGGTCTTAGTGCCTTAAAAAATGATGCAACACGATAGGAGCTCAGGCAAACTCTTACTGAAATGAGCAAAAAGTATCCTGTTGATGTCAATGGGAATTGAATGAAGGTGTAGGTAACCAACTCCATTTATTTGTAAGCATCTATCCAAATCTATTTTCATTTGCCTACTTAACTGCTATGGTTTACTGAGAAAGTATCAGTTCTAGTATGAATAGCCCTTATTATGCTTCCCCCTATTAAGCTATGAAGTTTTACTTTGGCTTTTTCCATTAGACTTTATCATCAAGGGTATGGCAGGCCTTATTTATCATGCAAACAATTTCTTTTGTGACAGGCTTTTGGGCATCGTAGCATTGACCCAGCAGAGGGAAACACCACTGAAAATTTTCATCAGACTTTCATTAGAACCCTTCAAGGTAATGCCTTAGATGCCCTCATTGAAGCAATGATGGAAAACCTACAATACGTCATGCTGCAGTCGAGAACATCTAAACTTCAGCCTAATGACTGGGTGACAGAAGGACTTTATACGTTCTGTTGCCAGGTGATGTTTGAGTCTGGCTTTTTAACACTTTTTGGTAAAGAATTTAGTTCAAATCACGATAAAAATCTCTCATCGAAGCAGGAAACTGAGAGAGCTCATATCCTAAATGCCCTCGAAAACTTCAAGGAATTTGACAGGATCTTTCCAGCCCTTGTGGCAGGGCTGCCTATCCACCTCTTCAAGAGTGCACATAGCGCACGTGAGAAGCTGGGAGAGGCCCTCCTCCACAAGAACCTCCTGAAgaggaacaacctctctgagcttgTCACCCTCCGCATGTTCCTGAATGACACTCTATCAACCTTCGATGATGGGGAAAAAGCGAAGACCCATGTGGCGGTGCTCTGGGCCTCCCAAGCCAACACCATACCTGCCACATTTTGGAGCTTGTTCTATCTTCTTAAGTAAGTCCCAATATTTCTTGTTTTCAAACAAGACAAATGTTTGTTAGCTTTCAGAAACCAGTTAATTCATAGAGGCAAATTCCACTGCTTGATACCTCATCAGTGTCAGAAAGCTTACTGATTACAACAGGAGTGGCATGTTGTTCTGGACTTCCGCAGAAAACCCCTTCACTTATCTGGGACAAAGTACTGGTGGTAGCACAGAGCAATTCCATCGCcgtttagaagtttttttaaataataaaaaaaatactccAGGGCAATGCTACACTTTGTCAATAAAGCTTTGTAGTAAATCTATATGACATGACATTAAAAGTGCTGGTTGCAGTCAGAACATTAATTGTATTCAAGGCTCCCAATATAATTGGACATTTTTAGACCATTTCACCACAGCAAGCAAAATGGCCTTTAACTTCATTAAAGTTTTCACAGATACTTAACAGAAAATAGTTTATATTTTCATAGATCCTACCAAGGTTGCAGTGTAGACTGTCGTTACTCAGGAGAGGAGTGCACACACAGTTCAGATACTACTATTAGATGTTCATTTTAGAGTGGGCCTCTGTGGAGTATAATCTACCTCAGCATGACTAAGTCTTGAATATGTATTTAAatttctgacatttttatttaGCCAGTGGCTTACATCCTCATATCTACCTGCCAATGCTAATATCTGCAGTTCTTTAGTACCTTTCATTCCAAGAACACGTTGTCTTTAGATCTTCTGACCTTGGAGTCTTTTAACACCCTGATCAGTTGTGCCTTTATCAAGACACAATTGCATCCTGTATTATTATCTATATGTGTTTCACCATAGCTCACATATTCAGTGTCCGTAAGAAAGTCTAGACAGTGAAGGATACTATGTGGACTTTTAGTATTAGGAGGATTCTTTTCAGCTAGACAGAATATTGCCGCATAATAGGACATCATCCAGGATAAGTGATGTTATAAAACTGATCTATGATCCAGTTCCTGCACTTCCTACCTGCAGTGGGACTATTTCCTAATCTACAACTgactgttttatttcttattcttGGAATTGCTTTTTACCTATTTATTACCCGAGTTATGCATTCACCTGAGTTCTGTCTCACTTGTCATTGGAGGCAGAATCAAATCCTTGGGGTTCTTTCCCCTTTTTGAAGCTATTGTATCTTTGCCAAGACATGAAAAAGTGTAATTCCAGCATTTTGCTTTAACTTTTTCATTTTAGAAGGTTGTACATGTCAGTTAACAAACTGAACTTTAGTCAAAGTTGGCAAaacatttttaagccattctttaGCGTGAAATCATGTTGTTCTTCTGCTCTTTTGATCTTAGGAATCCAGAAGCAATGAGAGCTGCTACCAAAGAAGTACGAAGTATTTTGGAAAGTGCTGGAGAGAAGATCAGCTTAGATGGCAAACATATTTCCTTGAACCGAAAACAGCTGGATAATATGCCAATACTAGGTATGGTTATTTTATGCAGGAATACCAGAAATCATCCCACAGCTTTCACAGTCTTCTATTTGTTACTGTAGAAATACTTGCTATGGAATTACTATGGAATTAGCCAACACACACCAGAACAAAAACTGCTGTGTTCCTTAGCAATAGTCAACACAGTCTCTCTAAGGTCCCAGGTGATACTGACAGCATAAAAATTCACATGAATAGCACTTTTCTGGTGGTTAGTGGCATGTCTCAATACTGCTACACAGCTATACAGCATAGTATTGGAGATCCATGGATAATTAATAACAATATTTTGTTTAGTAATGACTTTAGCTCAAACAAAAGGGTGTTTCCCAATTTTGTATCCTAATTCTTACGATGTGAAGCAATATGTTCTAAtaccattatttttatttcttcttaatatatttaaaattataagCACATTTTTCAAAAGTGTCCAAGTTACAGAGAGTTTGGAAAGTGTCACCCTAtaactatttttctttaaaaaaaatcagcttatattgaaacaaaaaaaaaccctcaagtaaATTTTTATGAGTACTGGTTTCTCTCAAAGTTTCAGAAAATCCTGATCACTgcactgttttgttgttgttgtttggggcttttttaatgTATCCAGTTTTGACTGGTTTGTTCTTTATCTCAGAGTGGAAATGTGTCTCACTTTCAAATATTCTGTTGCATCAAGTCTAAGTATTTTTCTAGAGGAAAGCAGATTATGTTCTTGGTGTTATCTGCAGAGGAGATAATAATGctaaaaagaaatgagaaagataccttcttaggcatttaaaaaGTTATTGTTAAGTATTTCTTCTAATATATGCAGAGTTTGATAATGGGTTTGAAAGAGTTCAAAATGTGTGACCTTCCCCAAGGACATGTGCATCCTATTTCCCTGGTAATTGTTCATTTTCCTCTCCTGACAGACAGCATCATCAAGGAGGCAATGAGGCTATCAAGTGCATCCATGACTTTCCGAGTTGCCAAGGAGGATTTCACTTTGCACTTAGAGAACAATTTTTACAACATTCGCAGTGATGATATTGTAGCTCTTTATCCTCAGCTCTTGCATTTTGATCCGGAAATCTACACTGACCCCTTGGTAAGTATTTATTGAAGTGCATTAAACTCTGTGCTGGAGCAGAACCTAACATGCCTTTAAACAGAGCATTTGTCAGGGGTGCCCCCATAGCTGGTTTTCCTTTGTACTCCAGTCTGTTCTTACACCTGGAGATGTAATGATAGGCAAGAAAAATAATGGTGTCGGTGCTAGCACTACCTGCAAAACATGTTTTAGTGTGCTATCAGCTGAAGAGAGCCTTGTACTGACTGTCTTCTTCAGTGAGGAAAGATTACCATTGAAGGCGAGTTTGAGGGAGGACAATGGTAAGGATAGTATTTTCCCAAAGGCACAGAATGAGAAATCTTCCAGTTCTGCTGCATGAACAAGAATGCAAGTTATAATCCTTATTTTAAGAAATCAGAAAAGAAGAGCTATAAGCAAAGAACTTGAGATCATGTCCCACATAACAGAACTTCAATATCCAAATATCAACTAACTCTTTTGTGGGTTTAATTACAGACATTCAAATATGATCGCTTTCTCAATGAGAACGGAGAAGAAAAGACTGACTTCTACCGCAACGGTCGCAAGTTGAAGTATTACTACATGCCATTTGGGACAGGCACAGCAAAATGCCCTGGCAGGTTATTTGCTGTCCATGAGATTAAACAATTTTTGGCTTTGATTTTTTCATATTTTGAGGTAGAGCTTGTGGACAAAAATGTGCAATGTCCTTCTTTAGATCAATCCCGTGCAGGACTGGGTATTTTGCAACCAGTCAATGACATTGATTTTAGGTATAGACTGAAATGTGTatgaatatatattttctactatGCATATAAAATATGTACTATATAAATACACTACATAACGTatactttatatatattttatgtatatatgcaAATGAAATATTGCAAGTCTTTGGGGAAAATCTATATGAAGATGCTAATTCATCAGTCTAATGGAAAATGCATGATGTATACCGTTACGGTGTCAGCATGCAGTGACTTTAATGCACTGTATTGATACAGATGTTTCCCCTTTTACCAGCCATTTTGAAATGCAAGTTGAGATTCTGAATTGTGCGTGTATAacagttctttttttcctgtcagcAAATACTTCCCCAGAGTGAGTTAGAATTTCATCAGCTAATTCAAAATAATTGTCCAAATTCAACTACAGTTAAAACTTATTCTTTTTTATAATTGAAATGCTGACTATGGTGGTTCTCCCcacaaggaaaatgaaaattttgTTGTATAAAGGCTGATTTGAGGTGGGGAGGGGAGAATTTCCTGGGGAAGTACCTTTATGGTTTTATGAAAAACTAGAAAAAGATCTGAAGAAAATCTACAAAACTGTTCACGTTCTAGTGAAACCGCAGAACTTGTATTATATTCATTGTAATATATTTCTTTTCAGAAAGTTGTAACTGTATTAAAATAAATGATATTGCCTGAACCAAATGCATAATCTGACTGTTTGTCATTTTAATGTCTTAAAGTTCTCAAAGATTTACACCAAAGCCACTTAAGCCAGCTTTAAACCAGCCAGCTCAAATGTCAATATGGAGATAAATAAATAGCCACTGTATATTCACCAGTGGTTCTGGTTGGAATTTGCACCATTCTCTGAACTCAGTGTTTCCATAAGCCTCCATCAGTCATACTCCTTAAGTCTTCCTTGTCTAATTCCATTAAAGTTATCATGGGTGATGTGCCCATGGTGGCATGTCTGTGAGAGCAATTGTTCCAGTGATAATCTAACGTGGTTCTCTATACCATCCCTATCCTTTTCTGCTTCAAATAATGGATGGATAGATGTCACAAAAGTCTATTTTTAATGAAACATCTTCAGGCTGAAAGAGAAAGCTTTCTTATAATCTGCCAATGAAAAGAACAAATGGACTTAAAATACTCTtgttatcctggttttgtatgTTTCTAAGGACTTATGGTCTGACCTATTGTCCTTGACTCAAAAGTAAGCATCATCACAGAAGATCAGATACAGGACTATAAGATGTTTTCAAACTTCACATTCTGGCAAGACATCCAGTCAAGCTGATGGAGCTTTTCCTAAACATGGAATTCTGGATTGCGTCCTAGAACTGCTTTAAATtatatagaatcagagaatcgtaGAATTGTTTAGGCCAGAAAACACTGCCAaatctgtcactaaaccatgtccctaagcaccacatctacacatctctgaaatagctccagggatggtgactcaaccacttccatgggcatcctgttccaacgcctgacaacctttCTCgaaggaaatttttcctaatatccaatccaaaccttgcctggtgcaacttgaggtgatttcctcttgccctattgcttgttacttgggaaaagagaccaacacccatcttactacaaccttctttcacatAGTTTTAGAGAGTGACAAGGccccccctgagcctccttttctcccagCTAAACAACCCCggttccctcagccgcttctcatcagacttgtgctccagacccctcaccagttttgttgcccttctctgaactctcacCAGCACCTTAATGTCTTTCCTgaagtgaagggcccaaaactgaatgaaGGATttgagctgcagcctcaccatcgctgagtacaggggcacaatcacttccctagtgctgctggccacactatttctgatgcacaccaggatgctgttggccttggctacctgggcacactactggctcatggtcagctgtcaaccagcaccctcaggtccttttccatAGGGTTTTCCCTGTAgagttgcatggggttgttgtgacccaagtgcaggacctggcacttggccttgctgaatctcatacaattggcctacACCCAACAATCCAGGccgtccagatccctctgtagagccttcctaccttccagcagatcaacactcctgcccaacttggtgtcacctgcaaacttactgagggtgcacttgatcccctggTCCAGattattgataaagagattaaacagaattgtCCCCAATATTGAACCCTGGGGAACACttctcatgaccagccaccaactggagttaactccattcaccataactctttgggcccggcaatccagccagttttttacccagaaAAGGGTACGGTCATCCAAGGCATGAgaagccagtttctccaggagaacactgtgggaaatggtgtcaaaggctctACTAAactctaggtagacaacatccacagccttttcctcatccccTATCCATTTCTCTTCTCACTAGCCACTGCACTAAATATTCAAAGGTAAATAAAAAGATTCTGTAGTGTGTGATTATTTATTACCCGTGTGTTGTCTTCATAATTTATTTAATCTTCTTACATTTTCAAAGGAGAACAGAGAACAACAATTTGTTGCCATTTGCAATACTTATAACATCAAACTGTTATGTAAAATGCAAGTGGTTTTGAATAATTATAATACTTTGGTTCTCTTGGTAAGGTAAGTATCCGGTCTTTAAGTACAGCTTGTTTTCATACTTTGGTAAacaatatttttgtattatttatatAAATTATAGCACATTCAGTGTAAGTTAGCACTGACTAAGGGAACACATGAAAGCCTGACATTCTCACAATTACTTGTAATCTGGCACACATTATTACCATTAG from Patagioenas fasciata isolate bPatFas1 chromosome 2, bPatFas1.hap1, whole genome shotgun sequence harbors:
- the CYP7A1 gene encoding cytochrome P450 7A1, whose amino-acid sequence is MVVASWIWGTVIILCCGFWFLVGRRRRRRQGEPPLENGFLPYLGCALQFGANPLEFLREKQKKHGHIFTCRVAGKYIHFLTDPFSYHALIRQGKHLDWKKFHFATSAKAFGHRSIDPAEGNTTENFHQTFIRTLQGNALDALIEAMMENLQYVMLQSRTSKLQPNDWVTEGLYTFCCQVMFESGFLTLFGKEFSSNHDKNLSSKQETERAHILNALENFKEFDRIFPALVAGLPIHLFKSAHSAREKLGEALLHKNLLKRNNLSELVTLRMFLNDTLSTFDDGEKAKTHVAVLWASQANTIPATFWSLFYLLKNPEAMRAATKEVRSILESAGEKISLDGKHISLNRKQLDNMPILDSIIKEAMRLSSASMTFRVAKEDFTLHLENNFYNIRSDDIVALYPQLLHFDPEIYTDPLTFKYDRFLNENGEEKTDFYRNGRKLKYYYMPFGTGTAKCPGRLFAVHEIKQFLALIFSYFEVELVDKNVQCPSLDQSRAGLGILQPVNDIDFRYRLKCV